Proteins encoded by one window of Tunturibacter psychrotolerans:
- a CDS encoding glycoside hydrolase family 57 protein codes for MTKASIDNASRPAGFLTFTLHAHLPYVVNHGTWPHGLEWLHEAAAETYLPFLRVLKNLERDKIRFNCNLNLSPILLEQLSHPVFLAEFPRYLTRKIVAAREDEAFFLQSGDHHLAETARFWQRFFSQALDDFNGFNRDLIAAFRHFNDTGLIDIITCGATHGYMPLLGTDESVRAQIHTAVDTHIRHFNKAPRGIWAPECGYRPAGIWSQPVPNSDGTPTPPAFHRIGVEQALSEAGLEFFFVDTHLVEESRHTASPYDPPRDGLPHTPEKERVTHQPHRSLYQPYYVDGPSAKENATTIFPRDPHTGLQVWSGDTGYPGDGVYLDFHKKRWPGGHRYWRVTGSKVQMGDKQPYYPQEAAERVKAHASHFVHLVYDALKSGFNDSIPPILCSPFDAELFGHWWFEGSLWLEAVARNLHEYESGIQLISCADYLDQYPHRGFIAMPEGSWGTEGNNQVWLNPETSWTYTHIYPAEIYTRDVCTTGLWRTSDLALRVMQQLCRELLLLESSDWQFLITTGAARDYAEIRFLTHNDQFNEVKALWQTYESSGAITEAQQSRLAEIEQRDSIFPNIDPGLWVTAAKEPFPAPPLPHPVETTA; via the coding sequence TTGACGAAGGCATCGATCGACAATGCGTCTCGCCCCGCAGGGTTTCTCACCTTCACCCTGCACGCGCATCTCCCCTATGTCGTCAATCACGGCACGTGGCCCCATGGACTCGAGTGGCTCCACGAAGCCGCTGCCGAAACCTACCTCCCTTTTCTCCGCGTCCTCAAAAATCTCGAGCGCGACAAAATCCGTTTCAACTGCAACCTCAATCTCTCGCCCATCCTCCTTGAGCAGCTCTCTCACCCAGTCTTCCTCGCCGAGTTCCCCCGCTACCTCACCCGCAAGATCGTAGCTGCCCGCGAAGACGAAGCTTTCTTCCTCCAATCCGGCGACCACCATCTCGCCGAGACCGCCCGTTTCTGGCAGCGCTTCTTCTCGCAGGCACTCGACGACTTCAACGGCTTCAACCGCGATCTCATCGCCGCCTTCCGTCACTTCAACGACACCGGCCTCATCGACATCATCACCTGCGGCGCCACCCACGGCTACATGCCTCTGCTCGGCACGGACGAGAGCGTACGCGCCCAGATCCACACCGCCGTCGACACCCACATCCGCCACTTCAATAAAGCCCCTCGCGGCATCTGGGCACCCGAGTGCGGCTACCGCCCCGCCGGTATCTGGAGCCAACCCGTCCCCAACTCCGACGGCACCCCAACGCCCCCAGCCTTCCATCGCATCGGCGTCGAGCAAGCCCTCTCCGAAGCCGGCCTCGAGTTCTTCTTCGTCGACACTCATCTCGTTGAAGAGTCCCGACACACCGCCTCGCCCTACGATCCACCCCGCGACGGTCTTCCCCATACTCCCGAAAAGGAGCGTGTCACCCACCAGCCCCACCGCTCCCTCTACCAGCCCTACTACGTCGACGGCCCCTCCGCCAAAGAGAACGCCACCACCATCTTTCCCCGCGACCCCCACACCGGCCTCCAGGTCTGGTCCGGAGACACAGGCTATCCCGGCGACGGCGTCTACCTCGACTTCCACAAAAAACGCTGGCCCGGCGGTCATCGCTACTGGCGCGTCACCGGCTCCAAAGTCCAGATGGGAGACAAGCAGCCCTACTACCCTCAGGAAGCCGCCGAGCGCGTCAAAGCCCACGCCTCTCACTTCGTCCATCTCGTCTACGATGCGCTGAAGTCCGGCTTCAACGACTCCATCCCTCCCATCCTCTGCTCCCCCTTCGACGCCGAGCTTTTCGGTCACTGGTGGTTCGAGGGCTCCCTCTGGCTCGAAGCCGTCGCCCGCAACCTCCACGAGTACGAGTCCGGAATCCAGCTCATCAGTTGCGCCGACTACCTCGACCAGTACCCCCACCGCGGTTTCATCGCCATGCCCGAGGGCTCCTGGGGAACGGAGGGCAACAACCAGGTCTGGCTCAACCCCGAAACCAGCTGGACCTACACCCACATCTACCCCGCCGAGATCTACACCCGCGACGTCTGCACCACCGGCCTCTGGCGCACCTCTGACCTCGCCCTACGCGTCATGCAACAGCTCTGCCGAGAACTCCTCCTGCTCGAATCCTCCGACTGGCAGTTCCTCATCACCACCGGCGCTGCCCGCGACTACGCAGAAATCCGATTCCTCACGCACAACGATCAGTTCAACGAAGTCAAAGCCCTCTGGCAAACCTACGAATCATCTGGCGCCATCACCGAAGCCCAGCAATCTCGCCTGGCCGAAATCGAACAGCGCGACAGCATCTTCCCCAACATCGATCCCGGCCTCTGGGTCACCGCTGCCAAGGAGCCCTTCCCCGCTCCACCCCTTCCCCATCCCGTCGAAACCACAGCCTAG
- a CDS encoding BON domain-containing protein, whose translation MYANRSLSATRALLAIGSLAIALSFAGCKSSAPAVPTDDASLTAALQTRLTNDDALKSEPINSSVQDKVATLNGTVSSEAARSLAAADAAQVAGIKTVVNNLSVQAPVAMTAAVVPPPPTPAPVAPKKLPTPKPAAKPKPAPIVQEPAPAQPPPPPQEAAATPPPPPQQELPPPPPPPPPVPEFRSITVPPDTTIPIRITQTLDSATTQQGDTFTGTVATDIILDDLVVIRQGTAVTGRVSAVQEAAHYKGSSLLTVELTSITRRGEKLAVTTEPYSVEGKGRGKNTAEKVGGGAAVGAILGGILGGGKGAAIGAAAGGGVGAGANTITRGEQVQIPSESLIRFRLTNTLSLKVPTKNTESTSSNPDLQSRPGDQPPQ comes from the coding sequence ATGTACGCCAACCGCTCTCTCTCCGCCACACGCGCTCTTCTGGCCATCGGCTCTCTCGCCATCGCACTCAGCTTTGCCGGATGCAAAAGCTCCGCACCCGCCGTCCCTACCGACGACGCCAGCCTGACCGCTGCCCTGCAAACCCGCCTCACCAACGATGACGCCCTCAAGTCCGAACCGATCAACTCCTCCGTTCAGGACAAAGTCGCCACCCTCAACGGAACCGTCAGCAGTGAAGCAGCGCGCTCCCTCGCCGCCGCTGACGCCGCACAAGTCGCCGGCATCAAGACCGTAGTCAACAATCTTTCCGTGCAGGCTCCCGTGGCCATGACTGCCGCAGTCGTCCCACCGCCGCCCACGCCCGCACCCGTCGCGCCAAAGAAACTCCCCACCCCAAAACCAGCAGCGAAGCCAAAGCCAGCCCCAATCGTCCAGGAGCCCGCTCCCGCCCAACCGCCTCCGCCCCCTCAGGAAGCAGCAGCCACACCGCCGCCCCCGCCGCAGCAGGAGCTCCCACCGCCGCCCCCGCCCCCACCACCCGTGCCCGAGTTCCGTAGCATCACAGTTCCGCCCGACACGACCATCCCCATCCGCATCACGCAAACCCTCGACAGCGCCACCACGCAACAAGGCGACACCTTCACCGGCACCGTCGCCACCGACATCATCCTCGACGACCTCGTCGTCATCCGTCAGGGCACCGCCGTCACAGGCCGTGTCTCTGCCGTGCAGGAAGCAGCCCACTACAAAGGCAGCTCACTCCTCACTGTCGAACTCACCAGCATCACCCGCCGCGGCGAAAAACTCGCCGTCACCACCGAACCCTACAGCGTCGAGGGCAAGGGTCGCGGCAAAAACACAGCCGAGAAAGTCGGTGGTGGAGCAGCCGTCGGTGCTATCCTCGGTGGCATCCTCGGTGGCGGCAAAGGAGCAGCGATCGGCGCAGCCGCAGGCGGCGGTGTTGGTGCAGGCGCAAACACCATCACCCGCGGCGAGCAAGTTCAGATCCCGTCCGAAAGCCTCATCCGCTTCCGTCTGACCAACACCTTGTCTCTCAAAGTTCCAACAAAAAATACAGAGAGCACGAGCAGCAACCCTGATCTGCAATCGCGGCCTGGAGACCAGCCGCCACAGTAG
- a CDS encoding YtxH domain-containing protein: MSDNDESVSGLGWFLAGLGIGALVGVLYAPKAGKETREDLVASALDAKDRAAVLAQQAQDRAAVLAQQGKQQVNEYVDRGKEYYDKGRTQWAQYVEKGKGLVQEHADKVSSAIDAGKQAYVSTTGESNS, encoded by the coding sequence ATGTCAGATAACGACGAGAGTGTGAGTGGATTGGGTTGGTTCCTGGCGGGACTGGGCATCGGTGCCCTTGTCGGTGTGTTGTATGCCCCAAAGGCCGGGAAAGAGACGCGAGAGGATCTGGTCGCGAGCGCTCTTGATGCCAAGGATCGGGCTGCTGTCCTTGCCCAACAGGCGCAGGATCGTGCGGCAGTTCTGGCGCAACAGGGTAAGCAGCAAGTGAACGAATATGTCGATCGCGGCAAGGAGTACTACGACAAGGGACGGACGCAGTGGGCTCAATATGTCGAGAAGGGGAAGGGCCTGGTTCAGGAACACGCCGATAAGGTATCTTCTGCGATCGACGCGGGCAAACAAGCGTATGTGAGCACGACGGGCGAATCCAACTCGTAG
- the mnmA gene encoding tRNA 2-thiouridine(34) synthase MnmA produces the protein MPTEPNNTIAVAMSGGVDSSAVAALLRAQGHELVGLTLQLWNQRRLAGHEGMPEAVQGRCCSIDDVYDARHVAEQLDIPYYVVNQQERFEADVVKPFVSEYLAGRTPIPCTLCNNHLKFDQLLTTARQIGADRIATGHYARNRFDETRQRWILSRPEDKSKDQTYFLFGLTQEQLSRTIFPLGEMQKPAVRQMAADAGLAVAQKSDSQEICFIPGGDYNTFLKAYLDEQGEDLPNTAGELVTTTGEVIGHHEGIQSFTVGQRKGLGITSPNPLYVLAIHPDSHQVTVGSDEDLQSRDLFANRLNWISIPELTEPIRVSIKIRHRHTPAMATLTRVDAETVHAFFDEPQRAITPGQSAVFYQEDEVVGGGWIT, from the coding sequence ATGCCCACCGAGCCCAACAACACGATTGCGGTCGCCATGTCCGGAGGAGTCGACTCCTCCGCCGTCGCCGCACTCCTGCGCGCTCAGGGTCACGAGCTCGTCGGCCTCACCCTCCAGCTCTGGAACCAGCGCCGCCTCGCAGGACATGAGGGCATGCCCGAAGCCGTCCAGGGCCGCTGCTGCTCCATCGACGACGTCTACGACGCTCGCCACGTAGCCGAGCAGCTCGACATCCCCTACTACGTCGTCAACCAGCAGGAGCGATTCGAAGCCGACGTCGTTAAGCCCTTCGTATCGGAGTATCTCGCCGGCCGCACGCCCATCCCCTGCACCCTCTGCAACAATCACCTCAAGTTCGACCAGCTCCTCACGACCGCCCGTCAGATCGGCGCAGATCGCATCGCCACCGGCCACTACGCACGCAACCGCTTCGACGAGACGCGCCAGCGCTGGATCCTCTCCCGCCCCGAAGACAAGTCCAAGGACCAGACCTACTTCCTCTTCGGCCTCACGCAGGAGCAGCTCAGCCGCACCATCTTCCCCCTCGGCGAGATGCAGAAGCCTGCCGTCCGCCAGATGGCCGCCGACGCAGGCCTTGCCGTAGCGCAAAAGTCCGACTCGCAGGAGATCTGCTTCATCCCAGGGGGCGACTACAACACCTTCCTCAAGGCCTACCTCGACGAGCAGGGCGAAGACCTCCCCAACACAGCGGGCGAACTCGTCACCACCACCGGAGAAGTCATCGGCCACCACGAAGGCATCCAGAGCTTCACCGTCGGCCAGCGCAAGGGTCTAGGCATCACCAGCCCCAACCCGCTCTACGTCCTCGCCATCCACCCTGACTCGCACCAGGTCACCGTAGGCTCAGACGAAGATCTCCAGTCCCGCGACCTCTTCGCCAACCGCCTCAACTGGATCTCGATCCCCGAGCTTACCGAACCCATCCGTGTCAGCATCAAGATCCGCCATCGCCACACCCCGGCCATGGCCACGCTCACCCGCGTAGACGCCGAAACCGTCCACGCCTTTTTCGACGAGCCCCAACGCGCCATCACCCCCGGCCAATCCGCCGTCTTCTACCAGGAAGACGAGGTAGTCGGAGGCGGTTGGATCACCTAA
- a CDS encoding alpha-mannosidase has product MHERVAALPKLVSLKDSLHPNARFSPEASSFANLGFMLLRRLPLALLLSCTTLLAQSFTPVREQKNLSPAAIAKLHTLETLNALPAGEWHFHAGDVPHGESPSLDDSSWPLVAPKSKAPHEAVWYRREIEVPKTLNGYDLTGSRIWFQFRAGANGPIPEVIYFNGRRVALGDDLEPIILFEPAKPGDKILVAVKLLQTVDDKTFSGISLRIEPNPDATGATARPSPDDIRIQCIAAANILPSLAPPRKDLLPKVEEAVASIDTNALAAADQAAFDKSLRHAQEILIALHPVLSEAKIDLAGNSHIDAAWLWPKSETVDVVKRTFTTALQLMNEYPDYTFSQSAAQYTEWMAEKYPALNDQIRQRVKEGRWEIVGGMWVEPDLNLPDGESQIRQLLVGQRYFQKEYGVTARIGWNPDSFGYNWQLPQIYKRSGLDYFVTQKMHWNDTNQLPFRLFWWESPDGSKVLTYFPTDYVHDNVNPTRISADFAESADRNPGTTEMLDLYGIGDHGGGPTRAMLDQADHWIAAGTKDHDAVPTMRYHTAQQYFTNVEKNLNSNSPTWNYDSIAKGYTAPAAANGALGIPTWKDELYFEYHRGIYTTQAAHKRNMRNSEVATLDAEKLASFAWLAGSPYPADELTESWKKITFNQFHDLAAGSGIAIIYKDAQRDYTEVFNSDALINNASVKTLADQINTANQPGEPILVTNTLAWPRKETIQINVQTPEVGELALTDDAGNKLPYEDLNEGSNSREHTVLATIDVPALGYSVLHATASSAKQPRGYETAPSDLTLANDKLKVSIDSRTGCITQISDPAATHKYLAPNSCGNQLQAFVDTPKQYDAWNIDPGTLDKAPTIIDHVDSIHVIRYSPLRKSIRISRHWQNSTFTQNISLDAGADHVDISNDIDWHESHVLLKAAFPLAATAPKATYEIPYGSIERPTTRNNSWEKAQFEVPAMRWADLGDANQGLSVLNDSKYGYDAVGNTLRITLLRSPTWPDADADRGHQHFVYSIYPHTGSWKQAQTVRRGYELNDPLKATQVFAHTGTLPAQSSWAEVENPNVTLTAIKKAEDSDALVFRMYEWAGTPTEVKLHIPHGATYAVESNMMEKPEGGHLPLTGDVVTVPIKPYEIITLQAIYPRQATTTNNQ; this is encoded by the coding sequence ATGCACGAAAGAGTAGCAGCACTTCCGAAACTCGTCAGCCTCAAAGATTCTCTCCATCCAAACGCCCGTTTTTCTCCCGAAGCCTCATCTTTTGCTAACCTTGGCTTCATGCTCCTTCGCCGGCTTCCGCTCGCCCTCCTGCTCTCTTGCACCACGCTGCTCGCCCAATCCTTCACCCCTGTTCGAGAACAAAAAAACCTCTCCCCCGCCGCCATCGCCAAACTCCACACCCTCGAAACCCTCAACGCCCTTCCCGCCGGCGAGTGGCACTTCCACGCCGGCGACGTCCCCCACGGCGAATCTCCCTCGCTCGACGACTCTTCCTGGCCACTCGTCGCTCCTAAATCCAAAGCTCCTCACGAAGCCGTCTGGTACCGCCGCGAGATCGAAGTTCCCAAGACCCTCAACGGATACGACCTCACCGGCTCCCGCATCTGGTTTCAGTTTCGCGCCGGAGCCAATGGCCCCATCCCCGAGGTCATCTACTTTAACGGCCGCCGCGTAGCCCTCGGCGACGACCTCGAACCCATCATCCTCTTCGAACCCGCCAAGCCCGGCGACAAGATCCTCGTAGCCGTCAAGCTCCTCCAGACCGTCGACGACAAAACCTTCTCCGGCATCAGTCTCCGCATCGAACCCAACCCCGACGCAACCGGCGCCACCGCCCGCCCATCCCCCGATGACATCCGCATCCAGTGCATCGCCGCGGCAAATATCCTCCCCTCCCTCGCACCCCCGCGCAAAGATCTCCTCCCCAAAGTAGAAGAAGCCGTAGCATCCATCGACACCAACGCCCTAGCCGCAGCCGACCAGGCCGCCTTCGACAAATCCCTCCGCCACGCGCAGGAGATTCTCATCGCCCTCCACCCGGTTCTCTCTGAAGCCAAAATCGACCTAGCCGGAAACTCTCACATCGACGCCGCCTGGCTCTGGCCCAAAAGCGAGACCGTCGACGTAGTCAAGCGCACCTTCACCACCGCGCTCCAACTGATGAATGAGTATCCCGACTACACCTTCTCGCAATCCGCCGCACAATACACCGAGTGGATGGCCGAAAAGTATCCCGCCCTCAACGACCAGATCCGTCAGCGAGTCAAAGAGGGTCGTTGGGAAATAGTCGGCGGCATGTGGGTCGAACCCGATCTCAACCTGCCCGACGGAGAGTCACAAATCCGTCAGCTCCTCGTAGGCCAGCGCTACTTTCAGAAGGAGTACGGCGTCACCGCCCGGATCGGCTGGAACCCAGACTCCTTCGGCTACAACTGGCAGCTCCCTCAGATCTACAAACGTTCCGGCCTCGACTACTTCGTCACGCAGAAGATGCACTGGAACGACACCAATCAGCTCCCGTTCCGCCTCTTCTGGTGGGAATCGCCCGACGGCAGCAAGGTCCTGACCTACTTCCCCACCGACTACGTCCACGACAACGTAAACCCCACCCGCATCTCCGCTGACTTCGCCGAGTCCGCTGACCGCAACCCCGGCACCACCGAGATGCTCGACCTCTACGGCATCGGCGACCACGGCGGCGGTCCCACCCGCGCCATGCTCGATCAAGCCGACCACTGGATCGCCGCAGGCACAAAAGATCACGACGCAGTCCCCACCATGCGCTACCACACCGCGCAGCAGTACTTCACCAACGTAGAAAAAAACCTCAACTCCAACTCCCCCACGTGGAACTACGACTCGATCGCCAAAGGCTACACCGCACCAGCAGCGGCAAACGGCGCACTAGGCATCCCCACCTGGAAAGACGAGCTCTACTTCGAATACCACCGCGGCATCTACACCACGCAAGCTGCGCACAAACGCAACATGCGCAACAGCGAAGTCGCAACTCTCGACGCAGAAAAACTAGCCTCCTTCGCATGGCTCGCCGGCAGCCCCTATCCGGCCGACGAGCTCACCGAGAGCTGGAAAAAAATCACCTTCAACCAGTTCCACGACCTCGCAGCCGGCTCAGGCATCGCCATCATCTACAAAGACGCCCAGCGCGACTACACCGAAGTCTTTAACTCCGACGCACTCATCAACAACGCCTCCGTCAAAACCCTCGCCGACCAGATCAACACAGCGAATCAACCGGGCGAACCGATACTGGTTACGAACACGCTTGCATGGCCACGCAAAGAAACAATCCAGATCAATGTCCAAACGCCCGAAGTCGGTGAACTAGCTCTCACCGATGACGCCGGAAACAAGCTTCCATACGAAGATCTGAACGAAGGATCAAATAGTCGAGAGCACACCGTACTCGCCACGATTGATGTACCCGCACTCGGATACAGCGTTCTGCACGCAACCGCGTCATCAGCCAAACAGCCGCGCGGTTACGAAACCGCACCCTCCGACCTGACGCTCGCCAACGACAAGCTAAAAGTGTCCATCGACTCCAGGACTGGCTGCATCACCCAGATCAGCGATCCGGCAGCCACTCACAAGTATCTGGCCCCAAACTCCTGCGGCAACCAGCTACAAGCCTTCGTCGACACCCCGAAGCAGTACGACGCATGGAACATCGATCCCGGCACACTCGATAAAGCCCCCACCATCATCGATCACGTCGACTCAATTCATGTCATCCGGTACAGCCCCCTTCGCAAGAGCATCCGCATCTCTCGCCACTGGCAAAACTCCACCTTCACCCAGAACATCTCTCTCGACGCCGGCGCCGACCACGTCGACATCTCCAATGACATCGACTGGCACGAATCCCACGTCCTCCTCAAAGCCGCGTTCCCGTTAGCCGCAACCGCACCTAAAGCCACCTACGAAATCCCCTACGGCTCCATTGAGCGGCCCACCACTCGCAACAACTCCTGGGAGAAAGCCCAGTTCGAAGTCCCAGCCATGCGCTGGGCCGACCTCGGTGATGCCAACCAGGGGCTCTCCGTCCTCAACGACTCAAAGTACGGCTATGACGCGGTCGGCAACACCCTCCGCATCACGCTCCTGCGTTCCCCCACCTGGCCTGACGCCGACGCCGACCGCGGTCACCAGCACTTCGTCTACTCCATCTACCCCCACACCGGCTCCTGGAAGCAAGCCCAGACCGTCCGTCGCGGCTACGAGCTCAACGACCCACTCAAAGCCACCCAAGTCTTCGCCCACACCGGCACCCTGCCCGCGCAATCCTCATGGGCCGAAGTCGAAAACCCCAACGTAACCCTGACCGCCATCAAAAAAGCCGAAGACTCCGACGCTCTCGTCTTCCGCATGTACGAGTGGGCCGGTACCCCAACCGAAGTCAAACTCCACATCCCCCACGGCGCCACCTACGCCGTCGAATCCAACATGATGGAGAAGCCCGAAGGCGGACATCTCCCCTTAACCGGCGACGTAGTCACCGTTCCCATCAAGCCCTACGAGATCATCACCCTCCAGGCCATCTATCCCCGCCAAGCCACCACGACAAATAACCAATAG
- a CDS encoding serine hydrolase domain-containing protein, whose amino-acid sequence MRLTSFGSAATLSCMINLRVCSAAVLGLGFSMVGTVLAQNTLAPDAVKGIGDAAADVMKSTGVPSASVAVVQGGKVAFVKAYGKARLEPVLLAEPGMQYSIGSVSKQFTAALILLLVQDGKVKLDDPVGKYLPELTRANEVTVRQVLSMTSGYQDFWPEDYVMTSMMQPATPQYILDVWAKKPLDFEPGTKWQYSNTNYVIAGRIAEIVAGKPLIEQLQERIFNPLKMNGVLNSDASRLPATDPTGYYQHALGPLRPAPQEGAGWMFAAGELAMPASDLALWDISLMNRTLLAPASYDEMFREVKLKDGTGTHYGLGVQVGDRDGHRFVSHSGEVSGFVSQNVVYPDDKVAVTVLTNEDASSAAGALAKRIAPLVLGGDMSAGTAAAEKRALDIFTGLQNGKLDRTQLTALCNGYFTDEAVTDFSNSLKPLGAPSNFKQTDEELRGGMTFRSFSVSFPDRQLRVTVYEEPDGKLEQYLVIPSGS is encoded by the coding sequence TTGAGGCTGACGAGTTTCGGAAGTGCTGCTACTCTTTCGTGCATGATCAATCTGCGAGTGTGTTCTGCTGCTGTCCTTGGGTTGGGTTTTTCAATGGTTGGAACGGTGTTGGCGCAGAATACGCTTGCGCCGGACGCGGTGAAGGGAATCGGTGACGCTGCGGCTGATGTGATGAAGTCAACCGGGGTGCCGAGCGCTTCGGTCGCGGTCGTGCAGGGTGGGAAGGTAGCGTTTGTGAAGGCGTATGGGAAGGCACGGCTGGAGCCAGTGTTGCTGGCGGAGCCGGGAATGCAGTATTCGATTGGCTCGGTGAGCAAACAGTTTACGGCGGCGTTGATTTTGCTGCTGGTGCAGGATGGCAAGGTGAAGCTGGATGATCCGGTGGGGAAGTATTTGCCGGAGCTGACGCGAGCGAATGAGGTGACGGTGCGTCAGGTACTGTCGATGACCTCGGGGTATCAGGATTTTTGGCCCGAAGATTATGTGATGACCTCGATGATGCAGCCGGCGACTCCGCAGTACATTCTGGATGTGTGGGCAAAGAAGCCACTGGACTTCGAGCCGGGGACGAAGTGGCAGTACTCGAATACGAACTATGTGATTGCGGGGCGGATTGCGGAGATCGTTGCGGGCAAGCCGTTGATTGAGCAGTTGCAGGAGCGGATCTTCAACCCGTTGAAGATGAATGGAGTGTTGAACTCGGACGCGAGCAGGCTGCCGGCGACTGATCCGACTGGATATTACCAACATGCACTGGGACCGTTGCGTCCGGCGCCGCAGGAAGGCGCGGGGTGGATGTTTGCTGCGGGAGAGCTGGCGATGCCGGCGAGCGATCTGGCGCTGTGGGATATCAGTTTGATGAATCGGACGCTGCTGGCGCCGGCTTCTTATGACGAGATGTTTCGCGAGGTGAAGCTGAAGGATGGTACCGGGACACACTATGGTTTGGGAGTGCAGGTGGGAGACCGGGATGGGCATCGCTTCGTGTCGCATAGCGGGGAGGTGTCTGGGTTTGTGTCGCAGAATGTTGTGTATCCCGATGACAAGGTGGCGGTGACGGTGCTGACGAATGAAGATGCTTCGAGCGCGGCTGGCGCGTTGGCGAAGAGGATCGCTCCGCTGGTGCTGGGCGGTGATATGTCGGCTGGGACTGCTGCGGCAGAGAAGCGTGCACTGGATATCTTTACCGGGTTGCAGAATGGGAAGTTGGACCGTACACAGTTGACGGCGCTTTGTAATGGGTATTTCACGGACGAGGCGGTGACGGATTTCTCAAACAGCTTGAAGCCGCTGGGAGCGCCGAGCAACTTCAAACAGACGGATGAGGAGTTGCGCGGCGGAATGACGTTTCGGTCCTTCAGTGTGAGCTTTCCGGACAGGCAGTTGCGCGTCACAGTCTATGAGGAGCCGGACGGGAAGCTAGAGCAATACCTGGTAATTCCATCGGGGAGCTAG
- a CDS encoding protein kinase domain-containing protein: protein MELWTEYEGRTIDGAFPLTKLIRPEGRSAFFSTSDGVGGPTVIRLIESHFDDEEILVRWRGIQVLNHPNLVKLIQFGRVTLDETSLVYAVMEPVDANMGEIVAERRLTTEETKQIGTSLLMALEALHSNGFVHEHIEPANVLAVGEAIKLRSDCIRETPEGQEGRDLKSRDVHDYSVVLLQALTQSKTLEEAKRYMPLAAPFNEIVPKGMSGEWGLEEIHTALRPDTVQVGTRPVVTKATDAGIVAQTVVELPSYPTERVRVPVEAESRGIEGRRLAIGVGAMLLLAVVALFVHGRASKAGGAVQANAVVPAIATEGSEAAPAPALEAPAERGSVAAPASVAAPEASVPATPTTATNGAGQWRVVAFTYNREAQAQEKAASVAAKHPDLRPEVFTPNGRAPYLVTVGGTMSRDEAFALLKKRHAEGLPGDSYAQNYRR from the coding sequence ATGGAACTCTGGACAGAATATGAAGGACGAACGATTGATGGAGCGTTTCCTCTTACGAAGCTGATACGGCCCGAAGGCAGGAGTGCTTTCTTTTCGACTTCGGATGGTGTTGGTGGACCGACGGTCATACGGCTGATCGAATCGCACTTTGATGATGAAGAGATCCTGGTGCGGTGGCGCGGGATTCAGGTGCTGAATCACCCCAATCTGGTGAAGCTGATTCAGTTTGGTCGGGTGACGCTGGACGAGACTTCGCTGGTTTACGCAGTGATGGAACCGGTCGACGCCAACATGGGCGAGATTGTTGCCGAGCGGCGTTTGACGACGGAGGAGACCAAGCAGATTGGGACGAGCTTGTTGATGGCACTTGAGGCGCTGCACTCGAATGGCTTTGTGCATGAACATATCGAGCCGGCGAATGTGCTTGCTGTCGGTGAGGCGATCAAGCTGCGAAGCGACTGCATTCGGGAGACTCCCGAGGGGCAGGAGGGTCGCGATCTGAAGAGCCGGGATGTGCACGATTATTCGGTGGTGTTGCTGCAGGCTCTGACGCAGAGCAAGACGCTTGAAGAGGCGAAACGGTATATGCCACTGGCTGCTCCGTTCAACGAGATCGTACCCAAGGGAATGAGTGGGGAGTGGGGGCTGGAAGAGATTCATACGGCGTTACGGCCGGATACGGTGCAGGTAGGGACTCGTCCGGTGGTAACGAAAGCGACCGATGCGGGAATAGTGGCGCAGACCGTGGTGGAGCTTCCGTCTTACCCGACGGAACGTGTTCGGGTTCCTGTGGAGGCGGAGTCACGCGGGATAGAAGGACGGCGGCTGGCGATTGGTGTTGGAGCGATGCTGCTGCTGGCGGTGGTTGCGCTCTTTGTGCATGGACGTGCGTCGAAGGCTGGCGGCGCGGTGCAGGCGAATGCTGTGGTTCCTGCGATTGCGACGGAGGGGAGTGAAGCGGCGCCCGCTCCTGCGCTGGAGGCGCCTGCTGAGCGTGGCTCAGTGGCTGCTCCTGCCTCTGTGGCTGCGCCGGAGGCTTCTGTGCCTGCGACGCCGACAACTGCAACAAACGGTGCCGGACAGTGGCGGGTGGTGGCGTTTACGTATAACCGGGAGGCGCAGGCACAGGAGAAGGCAGCGAGCGTTGCGGCGAAGCATCCGGATCTGCGGCCTGAGGTGTTCACGCCCAACGGACGTGCTCCCTATTTGGTGACCGTAGGGGGCACGATGAGCCGTGATGAGGCGTTTGCGCTGCTGAAGAAGAGGCACGCAGAGGGGCTGCCTGGCGACAGCTATGCGCAGAACTATCGTCGATAG